One Devosia lacusdianchii genomic window carries:
- a CDS encoding ABC transporter ATP-binding protein codes for MENLVEIRDLRITFAGSVDVVQGLDLDIPAGKTLCLVGESGCGKSVTAKSILQVIDHPGRISGGSINVRQPNGPVLDIAATKPSSPLMRAVRGADIAMIHQEPMTFLSPLYTIGNQISEALTLHRKVSKAEARAAGIEMLKQVGMPDPARRYDSYTFQLSGGQRQRAMIAMALICQPRLLIADEPTTALDVTTQANILDLLATLQRDSGMAVLFITHDLGVVAEIADEVAVMYLGKIVERGPVKQVLEKPRHPYTRGLLASMPRLDGDFKAPLKAIPGMVPPPALRPSGCSFHPRCEWARSGICNVLPVDETQLGNAHMVACHAYGPDAARFAKSDARPADPVAVLARRAAKSEPLLIVRNLHKHFPIRSGFFQRKVGAVRAVNDISLDIYTGETLGLVGESGCGKSTLGQTIVGLHRADSGSIRFNDGVHDPVDLLKARGADTRRLRTDIRMIFQDPTGSLNPRMRVRDIIGEVLQVNGNHSASEIEARVQSLLTRVGLSPDYAERYPHAFSGGQRQRIAIARALASDPKLVIADEAVSALDVSVQTQIINMMKQLQAEMGLTYLFVSHDLGVIANISDRVAVMYAGRIVEIGTTDEIFRNPRHPYTEALLAAIPGRGVTKPKDRIRLSGHVPDASQQLKGCAFADRCPYAKPACRDVDPPLEGTSDHRFACIRADELKLRTVTGKRELVNA; via the coding sequence ATGGAAAATCTCGTTGAAATCCGCGACCTCAGGATCACCTTCGCCGGCAGCGTTGACGTCGTGCAGGGTCTCGACCTCGATATTCCCGCCGGCAAGACCCTGTGCCTCGTCGGCGAAAGCGGCTGCGGCAAGTCGGTAACGGCCAAGTCCATCCTGCAGGTCATCGACCACCCCGGCCGCATTTCTGGCGGCTCGATCAATGTGCGTCAGCCCAACGGCCCTGTGCTCGACATCGCCGCCACCAAGCCATCGAGCCCGCTGATGCGCGCCGTGCGCGGCGCCGACATCGCCATGATCCATCAGGAGCCGATGACCTTCCTGTCGCCGCTCTACACCATCGGCAACCAGATCAGCGAGGCGCTGACCCTGCATCGCAAGGTGAGCAAGGCCGAGGCGCGCGCCGCCGGCATAGAGATGCTGAAGCAGGTCGGCATGCCCGATCCTGCCCGCCGCTACGACAGCTACACGTTCCAGCTCTCCGGCGGCCAGCGCCAGCGCGCCATGATCGCCATGGCGCTGATCTGCCAGCCGCGCCTGCTGATCGCCGATGAGCCAACCACGGCGCTCGACGTGACGACGCAGGCCAACATTCTCGACCTGCTGGCCACGCTGCAGCGCGATAGCGGCATGGCGGTGCTGTTCATCACCCACGACCTGGGCGTCGTCGCCGAAATCGCCGACGAAGTTGCCGTGATGTATCTCGGCAAGATTGTCGAGCGTGGCCCGGTCAAGCAGGTGCTGGAGAAGCCCAGGCATCCCTATACCCGTGGCCTGCTTGCCTCCATGCCCCGTCTCGACGGCGACTTCAAAGCCCCGCTCAAGGCCATCCCTGGCATGGTGCCGCCCCCGGCTTTGCGGCCATCTGGCTGTTCGTTCCATCCGCGTTGCGAATGGGCCCGATCAGGCATTTGCAACGTCCTGCCGGTCGACGAAACGCAGCTCGGCAACGCCCACATGGTTGCCTGCCACGCCTATGGACCCGATGCCGCCCGCTTCGCCAAATCCGACGCGCGTCCAGCCGATCCGGTCGCCGTGCTTGCCCGTCGGGCCGCGAAGTCCGAGCCGCTGCTCATCGTCCGTAACCTCCACAAGCACTTCCCCATCCGCTCCGGCTTCTTCCAGCGCAAGGTAGGGGCGGTGCGCGCCGTCAATGACATATCGCTTGATATCTATACCGGCGAGACCCTTGGCCTCGTTGGGGAAAGTGGCTGCGGCAAGTCTACGCTCGGCCAGACCATTGTCGGCCTTCACCGCGCCGATAGCGGTTCGATCCGTTTCAACGATGGCGTCCACGACCCCGTGGACCTGCTCAAAGCGCGCGGGGCTGACACTCGCCGCCTGCGCACCGATATCCGCATGATCTTCCAGGACCCGACGGGCTCGCTCAATCCGCGCATGCGGGTGCGCGACATCATCGGCGAAGTGCTCCAGGTCAACGGGAACCACTCGGCGTCGGAAATCGAGGCAAGAGTGCAGAGCCTGTTGACCCGCGTCGGCCTCAGCCCTGATTACGCCGAGCGCTATCCGCACGCCTTTTCCGGCGGCCAGCGCCAGCGCATCGCCATCGCCCGAGCCCTCGCGTCGGACCCCAAGCTGGTCATTGCCGACGAGGCCGTGTCAGCACTCGACGTGTCCGTGCAGACCCAGATCATCAATATGATGAAGCAGCTTCAGGCCGAGATGGGCCTGACCTATCTCTTCGTCAGCCACGACCTCGGCGTCATTGCCAATATCAGTGATCGCGTTGCCGTCATGTATGCCGGGCGCATCGTCGAAATCGGCACCACCGACGAGATTTTCCGCAACCCGCGCCACCCCTATACCGAGGCCCTGCTCGCCGCCATTCCCGGCCGCGGAGTCACCAAGCCCAAGGATCGCATTCGCCTCTCCGGCCACGTCCCCGATGCCAGCCAGCAGCTCA
- a CDS encoding ABC transporter permease, which yields MSTFDETTGQVAPIAAKHQKGRGFDGHWSLVWQKFIRHRLGVAGGIVVMLAYIVALIPEFLAPVTLEAYNPAYSYAPPQAIQWGRDDGNGWQWRPHVNAYKTEIDYNSGRRLFAADPQTVIDIGVFVAGEPYKLFGLIQTNRHLFGPVEVGQPFYIAGADRLGRDILSRTIYGTRISMTIGLIGVTLSLVFGILIGGISGLFGGVTDNIIQRLIEFIQSVPAIPLWIGLAAAIPQSVPPLQVYFLITVILSVLGWTGLARVVRGRFLAMRNEDFVKAARLDGCGPVRIIFRHMLPSFLSHIIAVVSLAIPGMILAETALSYLGIGLRTPIVSWGVLLQEAQNVRTIASAPWLLLPGGAVVVAVLALNFLGDGLRDAADPYSD from the coding sequence ATGAGCACCTTCGACGAAACCACCGGCCAGGTCGCCCCCATCGCCGCCAAGCACCAAAAGGGTAGGGGCTTTGATGGCCACTGGTCCCTGGTCTGGCAGAAATTCATCCGCCACAGGCTCGGCGTCGCCGGCGGCATTGTGGTTATGCTTGCCTACATTGTGGCGCTGATCCCCGAATTCCTCGCCCCGGTGACCCTGGAAGCCTACAATCCGGCCTATAGTTACGCGCCGCCCCAGGCGATCCAATGGGGTCGCGACGATGGTAACGGTTGGCAGTGGCGCCCGCACGTCAACGCCTACAAGACCGAGATCGACTACAATTCCGGCCGCCGCCTGTTCGCCGCCGATCCGCAAACTGTCATCGATATCGGCGTCTTCGTTGCCGGTGAGCCCTACAAGCTGTTCGGCCTGATCCAAACCAACCGCCACCTCTTCGGCCCCGTCGAAGTCGGGCAGCCGTTCTACATCGCCGGGGCCGATCGGCTCGGCCGCGATATCCTCAGCCGCACTATCTACGGCACCCGCATATCTATGACCATAGGTCTCATCGGCGTCACCCTGAGCCTGGTCTTCGGCATCCTCATTGGGGGCATATCCGGCCTGTTTGGCGGCGTTACCGACAACATCATCCAGCGCCTCATCGAGTTCATCCAGTCGGTCCCCGCCATTCCGCTCTGGATCGGCCTTGCCGCCGCCATTCCCCAGTCCGTGCCGCCGTTGCAGGTCTACTTCCTCATCACCGTCATCTTGTCCGTTCTCGGTTGGACTGGCCTGGCCCGCGTTGTGCGCGGGCGCTTCCTGGCCATGCGCAACGAGGATTTCGTCAAAGCAGCCCGCCTCGATGGCTGCGGTCCGGTCCGCATCATCTTCCGGCACATGCTGCCGAGCTTCCTCAGCCACATCATCGCCGTCGTCTCGCTGGCCATCCCAGGCATGATCCTCGCCGAAACCGCCCTCAGCTATCTCGGCATCGGCTTGCGCACGCCCATCGTCAGCTGGGGCGTGCTGCTGCAGGAGGCGCAGAACGTCCGAACCATCGCCTCGGCGCCCTGGCTGTTGCTGCCCGGCGGCGCGGTGGTTGTTGCCGTGCTGGCGCTTAACTTCCTCGGCGATGGCCTGCGCGACGCCGCCGACCCCTATTCCGATTGA
- a CDS encoding ABC transporter permease produces the protein MGSFMLRRIIYVIPALIAVSLISFLVIAIPPGDYVDRLAELRAASGDVIPLAEQQATRAAYGLDLPIMVQYWDWISGVVLRGDFGYSFSFNLPVKDVIWPRLGLTVVLSVASLLFIWVMAIPIGIYSAVRRYSAGDYAFTFLGFLGLAVPNFLLALAAMYVAFAVFGMNVGGLFSPEFVEAPWSWARVVDLLQHLWLPMVVLGTSGTASVIRIIRANLMDELHKPYVTAARAKGMGEFGLLMKYPVRHALNPFVSGQNDIFVDIVSGGTIVAIVMGLQTTGPLLLDALRTQDMHMAASFILMLSVLVVIGTLFSDLLLAWLDPRIRYQQG, from the coding sequence ATGGGTTCATTCATGCTGCGGCGGATCATCTACGTAATCCCCGCTCTCATCGCGGTTTCGCTGATTTCGTTCCTGGTCATTGCCATCCCGCCCGGCGACTATGTCGATCGGCTGGCCGAACTGCGCGCGGCAAGTGGTGACGTCATTCCCCTGGCCGAACAACAGGCCACGCGCGCAGCCTACGGGCTCGATCTGCCCATCATGGTCCAGTACTGGGACTGGATCAGCGGCGTCGTCCTGCGCGGTGACTTCGGCTACTCGTTCTCGTTCAATTTGCCGGTCAAGGACGTGATCTGGCCGCGCCTGGGCCTCACCGTGGTGCTCAGCGTGGCCAGCCTGCTCTTCATCTGGGTCATGGCCATTCCCATCGGCATCTACTCGGCGGTTCGCCGTTACTCCGCCGGCGACTATGCCTTCACCTTTCTGGGCTTTCTGGGCCTGGCCGTCCCCAATTTCCTGCTGGCGCTGGCGGCGATGTATGTCGCTTTCGCCGTGTTTGGCATGAATGTCGGTGGCCTGTTCTCCCCCGAATTCGTTGAAGCGCCGTGGAGCTGGGCCCGAGTGGTCGACCTGCTCCAGCACCTCTGGCTGCCCATGGTCGTGCTGGGCACATCTGGCACCGCCAGCGTAATCCGGATCATCCGCGCCAACCTCATGGACGAGCTGCACAAGCCCTACGTCACCGCCGCCCGGGCCAAGGGCATGGGCGAATTTGGCCTGCTGATGAAGTACCCCGTCCGCCACGCCCTCAACCCGTTCGTCTCGGGCCAGAACGACATCTTCGTCGATATCGTCTCTGGTGGCACCATCGTCGCCATCGTCATGGGCCTGCAAACCACCGGCCCGCTGCTGCTCGATGCCCTGCGCACGCAGGACATGCACATGGCCGCCAGCTTCATTCTGATGCTGAGCGTGCTCGTGGTCATCGGCACGCTGTTCAGCGATCTGCTGCTCGCCTGGCTCGATCCACGCATCCGTTATCAGCAGGGGTAG